GCGGCGGTATCGACTTTTTTGTTCATCCTATTTTAGAAGAGTATGTACCATTATCAGGAATCTACTGTAATGAATCTGATTTTTCAGGGGAGACAATCAAGATTCTTTGGCCTAATAAATGTGATTCGCTGTGTGAAAATGATTGCGGATGCTGTAAGCCGAGTATTATTCGTAAATTAAACCATAGCGAGGACAGCTTCAAAATTGTCATTGGAGATTCAGTAACCGATCTACAAGCAGCCAAGCATGCTGACTTTGTGCTGGCAAGGGATTTACTTGAGGAAAAGTGCGTGGAATGGGGTATTAACCATCAAGGGTTTCATACATTCTTCGATTGTATCGAGGAAATAAAAAAGAGAATTGAGGTGGGTGAGCTAACATGCTAACAGAAAGATGGACTGAATTAGCTGATGTAAAGGATGAGCTGGCAGAGCGTGACTGGTTTATGGGAACAAGCGGAAATCTTGCCATTAAAGTAAGCGACC
The DNA window shown above is from Neobacillus sp. WH10 and carries:
- a CDS encoding 2-hydroxy-3-keto-5-methylthiopentenyl-1-phosphate phosphatase, producing MTKPVIFCDFDGTVTESDNIIAIMKKFAPPEWVKLKDQILSQQISINEGVGKLFSLIPSTLKEEITAFAIENAKIRPGFKEFVDFLRETGIPLYIVSGGIDFFVHPILEEYVPLSGIYCNESDFSGETIKILWPNKCDSLCENDCGCCKPSIIRKLNHSEDSFKIVIGDSVTDLQAAKHADFVLARDLLEEKCVEWGINHQGFHTFFDCIEEIKKRIEVGELTC